A region of the Apium graveolens cultivar Ventura chromosome 6, ASM990537v1, whole genome shotgun sequence genome:
GAAATTTTATTCAAATGATATAGCATGATAAATGTCAAATTTTGATTTGTGATTTATATTTACATACACTTGATCTCATATTATTATTAAATACTATTACTATTTATACATGACACgtcattatttaagaaaaaaattggaatttctaaactttattttctctaaaattatgaaataaaagACCTTTGCTCTTAAAATGATAAGATTTATGGATAGAGAGAGTAAATGTATTAAAATGACATATTTCGATAGTTGTGTTTATTGGCTTGGTAAAACCATTTCAAATCTAATAGTTTAAACATGATGATACGAGGATACAAAATTTGTTTGTAGGGACTTGTAAGAGTTTTATTAGCCAAATATAAATGTAGCTTCTGCATTAACACTAATaacaattatattatattatattatcaCATCACCTATGTCAtgtaattttataatattttttttgtctCTAACATTACTTTTAAAAAATAAACTAGTGCACCAAAAAAagtaattttattttctaaatgtAATAACAATTATGTGTAAgttaatattttaaaagaattgttttttcgccaattttttttaaatgcaagtttgatttatttttataaaaaattataatttctTTTATTAGTTAACACACTCACATCCTAAAACAAACGGCTTTAGATTAAAAAGAAACAACTAGGCTTCAAGTTGTCAGGTTGATCCCTCATCATCATACAGTATATTGTACATTCATTAACAGATGGTCCTGGAAAGAAATAAATTAACATATTGCATGGGTCTTAGATAACTTTTTCTCTGGGTTCTTAGAGTCCGTCTTGTCGTCATGACAAGTTTATAAATCTTTAATTCGTATATTCCATTTCAATCACAGTAGAATTATAATTAATATAACTTATTCAGACGTCTACAAAATGGGGTCCAGCCAGCCAAGTTTGGAGAAACTTTATGAAAGGTTAATGATTGAAGATGATGAGGATGCAGAGCTCATTGTTTGGGTTGCAGAAGGACAGGAGAAGAAGGACGTATTTATCCTGGTGGGCCGCTTCTTAACTGAAAAAAACATTAACTTTCAGGCGATGCAGAATGTACTCGCTTCATTGTGGAGGCCTAAAGAAGGAATGGAGGTACAAGATATTGGAGGTTATAGGTACTCTTTTATGTTCTATCATATTTTAGATTTACGTAAAGTTCTTGAAGGGGGGCCATGAACATTTGAgcagaatatgttgatttatCATCAGTTAAAGGAGGATGAAATCCCGGATCAAGTGGAGCTTAATGAAATGGAGATTTGGGTACAGTTTCATGATATTCCTAAAGGGTTTATCTCTGAAAGCATTCTGACAAGTATTGGAAATTTTGTTGGTAAGTATGTGAAGTCTGATCCGGCTAACTTTGATGGCACTTGGAGGCAATACGTTCGAGTTCGAGTGAATATAAACGTGCAGAAGCCATTAAAGAGGCGGATGAAGATCAAAAGGGAAGGAGAATCGTGGAGTTGGGTACATTTCAAATATGAAAGATTGgggaatttttgttttatttgtGGAATCATAGGTCACACGGAGAGGGAATGCAGTGTCCTGTATGCGCATCCTGATAAAGAAGTGGAACGGGGATATGGTACTTGGCTAAGGGCTCAAAATAGAGGTGTTAAATAAGGGGTAGGGGCACGATGGTTGAGAAGCAAGGATGGTGGTGATTGCTGGTCGGAAGGTGGTAGTGGGGGAAAGGTTCAGGGGACTAGCAGCTGTAGTTCAGGAGAGGTGGCGAGATTCAAGGAGATTGAtggagttgttagagaaaataaggGAGATAATCTATCAGTTGTTATTGCACCAAAAAATCAGGAAAGTGGGGATAAGGAAGGGAACAATTTGAATTTAGGTGGACAAGTTGAAACTGTCAATAAAATTTTGGAGGCAAAAAGAAAGCGAGTTGACGTGGAGCATACCCAATTGGAATCTGAGCCTAGTCTAATGAAAACAGATGGGCCAGGAGGTGAGAAAGAAAACATTTTAACATCAAAAAGTGATCCAAAAAACTTGTATGGGGCGGGTCCTGGACTCCAGGCCCGCCGAGAATTATGAGTTGCTTAGCATGGAACTATCGTGGTATGGCCAACCCACGAGCAGTTCGATTTCTTAATGAAATCATCAAACAGTTCAGGCCAAATCTGATTTTCCTATCAGAAATAAAAGTTAAAAGAAAGAAAATTGAGGCTTTGTGTAAGAAGATTCATTATACTAGTTGTTTTGTGGTTGAGGCACAAAATAATGGTGGAGGGTTAGCTCTGATGTGGCAGAATGAGAGAGGAGTTCATATAAAAGGGAGTTGTAATCATTATATAGATTTTGAAGTTGTTTGTGAACAAGTTGGGAGGTGGAGGTACACAGGATTTTATGGATGCccggaaagaaaaagaagaaaagaatcATGGGAAATTCTGAGAACGCTTGCAGGGGAGTCCACGCTACCATGGTGTGTACTTGGTGATTTTAATGATATTATGTTTGCTCATGAAAAATCTGGGGGGAGATCACAGCCAAGTAGACTGATGGAGGGTTTCAGAAGTGCAGTAAATGAGTGTGAATTACTTGATTTAGGATTCGTAGGGAGTGAATTTACATGGTAGAAATCAAGGGGGACACAGAATTGGATGCAAATTCGACTTGATAGAGGGCTGGCGAATGATGAATGGAAAACAATGTTCCCACGGGCGAAAGTTAAAGTCTTAGAGATATCTACTTCTGATTATTTTCCTTTACTGTTGGCGCTTAATAAGAAAGTGTATATCCCTCGAGTGAAAAGATTTCGTTTTAAAAATGCTTGGATCAAAGAGGATCAATGTTATAGAATTGTAAAGGATAGCTGGGTGGAAACTGCTGGTTGGAGTATTATAGATAAGATGGCTCATGTAAGTTTGAAGTTAGAAGAGTGGGGAGGTGGATTAGTTAAAGACTTGCGGTTGAAAATCAAAGAATGTAGGATGGAAATGCACAAATTCAGATCAAGAAGGGATGGATATGGAGTGAAGAAATATGATGAGGCTCGAGACAGATATCTGAAGTTGTTAGAAAAACAAGAGGTGTATTGGAAACAACGTTCAAAACAGTTTTGGCTACGGGAGGGGGATCAAAATACAAAATTTTTTCATAGGTATGCCACTGGAAGGAAGAAAAAAAATCAGATCACGAAACTACAGAATTCAGATGGGGAATGGCAGGAGGAGAAGGAGGAGGTTCGAAATATTATTGTGGAGTATTTCTCTGAATTGTTTAAGAGCTCAGGAACGACTGACATGCTTTCTGAGTATGAAGAAGTTCCAAAAGTTTCTGTGCAGCAAAATGAAGAACTAGTTATGCCAGTCACGGTGGAAGAGGTCAAGCTGGCTGTATTTTCGATGCACCGAGACAAATCACCTGGAATAGATGGTTTGAATCCGTGTTTCTTCCAAACGTATTGGCATGTGATCAGTACAGATGTAGTGCAATATTGTCAGAGTTTTATGGCTACAGGGGAGTTACCGGATAATGCCAATAAATGGTGTGTTTGATTCATAAGATTAAACAACCACAAAAGGTAACTGATTTAAGACCGATTTCGCTATGTAATGTACTTGTTAGAATTGTATCTAAAGTAATGGCAAATCGATTAAAGGAATGTTTGCCAAAGTTAATATCAGAACAGCAAAGTGCTTTTGTAGGAGGCCGATTACTCACGGATAATGCGTTACTGGCATTCAAGTTGAATCATTATATTCAGAGAAAAAGGCAAGGAGTAAATGGAGTGGTGGGATTTAAGATTGATGTTTCTAAAGCTTATGATAGATTAGAATGGCACTTTCTGGAGGGTATGATGAAGAAGTTTGGTTTTAGTAGTATTTGGAGGGAGCGTGTGATGAATTGTGTTAGTACTGTGTCGTATAGCTTTATTCAGGAGGGAGAAGTTTTTTGGGGAGATACAACCGCAAAGGGGAATCAGACAAGGGGATCCTATTTCCCCTTATCTATACATCTTATGTGCAGAAGGATTAAGTGCTATAATCCGCAGACATGAGAGGGTAGGATTGTTACATGGTTGTTCGATTGCTCGTGGTGCACCTCCAGTATCACATCTGCTATTTGCAGACGATTCGTATTTTTTCTTCAGAGCTACAAAATCTGAGGCATTGATTATGAAAAATATCTTAAGGAGATATAAGAGATTTTCCGGCCAGGCAATAAATTTGGGAAAATCAAGTGTAGTTTTTAGCCCAAATATTACAAGGCTGGCAAGACGGGATGTAACAGAAGCATTGCAGGTAGCTGAAGTCCCTGTTTCTGGGAATTATCTGGTATTACCAATACATATTGGGAGAAGAAAGAACAAGGCTTTCAAGTTTCTGGTTGATCGCATTAATTCCAAACTGGTAGGATGGGGTAACAAGTCAATTTCAAGAGGGAAAGTGGTGCTTCTAAAAACTGCGGCACAAACGATTCCTAACTTCTGGATGAACTTATTCTTAATCCCACAAGACATATGCAACCAGATTCAAAAGCATATGAATGCTTTTTGGTGGGGAAGTGGAGGGGCAAATAAAGGGATTAGGTGGCTGTCATGGAGTAAAATGTGTATTGCTAAGGAAGGAGGGGGATTGGGATTTAAAGATCTAAGTATTTTTAATATTGCTATGCTAGCAAAGCAAGGGTGGAGGCTGCTAACAAATCAAAATCCTCTAGTGACGAGTATAATGAAAGTGAAGTACTTCCCTAATTGTGATTTCTTGCAAGCTAAGCTGGGAGCTAACCCTTCTTATATGTGGCGTAGTATTCTTGCATCACAAGATATGGTCAAACAAGGGAGTAGAAGAAGAATAGGGGATGGAGAGCAAACTACGGTGTAGCATGTACCATGGCTCCCAGGAGAAAATAATGGGTTCTTGACTACGGAAATGCCCCCAGAGCTGGAACATATACGGGTGGTGAATTTGATGGAGACGGGAAGGAACATATGGGATgaagaagttcttaatgataTATGTAACGAACATGATGTGCAGCT
Encoded here:
- the LOC141665516 gene encoding uncharacterized protein LOC141665516, whose product is MANPRAVRFLNEIIKQFRPNLIFLSEIKVKRKKIEALCKKIHYTSCFVVEAQNNGGGLALMWQNERGVHIKGSCNHYIDFEVVCEQVGRWRYTGFYGCPERKRRKESWEILRTLAGESTLPWCVLGDFNDIMFAHEKSGGRSQPSRLMEGFRSAVNECELLDLGFVGSEFTW